GGTATGCTGCGAGGTGGATGCGTCATTCAAAGCGCTACAACATGACGTAGAATTTCTTGGCGATTTGTACTTTTCGTCACGTTACCCGGACAATTACACCGTGTATCAAAAGAAGGACGCCGAGGAAGCACAGGCAGCTGCGATGCGTGTCAGGGCATTCGTCCTGGGGCGAGTAAAAGGAAACAGCGCAGATGGTGAGCCCGGCTTTGGCACCGTCGGTCTCATTGTTGGCGTTGTCGCGCTCGCGGTGTTCGTTGCTCTCGGCGCGGTCGTTTTGCGCAGCCGAGAGGGAGCGGAGGACGGCGTTGCCGCCTGCACCGAAGAAGCAAAACTCTGCCCCGACGGCACCACCGCCCTCCGCACCGGGCCGAACTGCGAGTTTGCGGAGTGTCCGCTGGTCTCCACACAAGAGGCCGGACATTTAAATGTTCAGACCGACCCCGAAATGGTTATGAGGGAGGTCGCACGACTGTTGCTTACTGCTGATAGTATTGATGCTGTGTTACCGTATTTTGACGATGGTTCTCAGTCGGTGCTCAAGCGGCGTTTTTCAGAGACAGCCCTCATGCGCTCGTTGGGTACGACTTATCAATCGGCAAAGCTTGTGGAACGAACCGATACTATTGCTACATTTGGAGTAACGGTTGCAGCGCAAGACACGGTTTATCACGGCACGATAGTACTTTATAAGTTTGAGGATGGTAGCTGGAGGATAACTTCGCCTTGAATTGTATGATTTACAGAGACGCGCATCTCGTCGAAAACCCTTTCGACCTCACCGCGCTCGAGAAAAAGCCGACGCGCGATGGGTTTGGAAAAGGCCTCGTTGAGGCTGGGGAGAAAGACCCCCGCGTGGTGGTGCTGTGCGCTGACCTTGCGGATTCCACGCGCGCGCAGTGGTTTCGGGATAAGTTTCCGGATCGCTACATCGAGCTTGGAGTTGCGGAGCAGAACATGGCGACGGTTGCAAGCGGGCTTGCGAACTACGGGAAGATTCCCTTCATGGCCTCATACGCGGCATTCAATCCGGGGCGCAACAATGAGCAAATCAGGACGACGATCGCGCTCAATAATGTGCCGGTGAAAATCGTGGGCTCGCATGGCGGTATCAGCGTCGCGCAGGACGGTGCCACGCACCAGGCGCTCGAAGATGTGGGACTTATGCGTATGCAGCCGAACATGGTGGTCATTGTGCCAGTGGATGCCGAAGAGGCGCGGAAGGCAACGTATGCTGCGGCGTTCAACGGGGCTCCGACATATCTCCGCTACACGCGTGACAACCGGCCGGTGTTCACCACCGCCGACTCTCCGTTTGAGATAGGGAGGGCGAATTTGCTCTGGGACGGTAATCCCGAGGGAGACCTCGACGTCGCTGTCATCGGCTGCTCCCCGGTCCTGCACAATGCGCTCAT
This region of bacterium genomic DNA includes:
- a CDS encoding HEPN domain-containing protein encodes the protein MNDKTTQYAGEWFERGDDDLQVMEVLLRNESIPNVVCFHAEQAAEKYLKGFLAHRERHARRVHDLSSLLRVCCEVDASFKALQHDVEFLGDLYFSSRYPDNYTVYQKKDAEEAQAAAMRVRAFVLGRVKGNSADGEPGFGTVGLIVGVVALAVFVALGAVVLRSREGAEDGVAACTEEAKLCPDGTTALRTGPNCEFAECPLVSTQEAGHLNVQTDPEMVMREVARLLLTADSIDAVLPYFDDGSQSVLKRRFSETALMRSLGTTYQSAKLVERTDTIATFGVTVAAQDTVYHGTIVLYKFEDGSWRITSP
- a CDS encoding transketolase C-terminal domain-containing protein, encoding MIYRDAHLVENPFDLTALEKKPTRDGFGKGLVEAGEKDPRVVVLCADLADSTRAQWFRDKFPDRYIELGVAEQNMATVASGLANYGKIPFMASYAAFNPGRNNEQIRTTIALNNVPVKIVGSHGGISVAQDGATHQALEDVGLMRMQPNMVVIVPVDAEEARKATYAAAFNGAPTYLRYTRDNRPVFTTADSPFEIGRANLLWDGNPEGDLDVAVIGCSPVLHNALMAVKELAEERGLKIAVLNCHTIKPLDRDAIVGIAKRAGAVVTAEEHQIAGGMGSAIAELLVQEHPVPIEFVGVHDRFGQSGTVEELFKEYGLDASHIKEAIVRVHGRKQALN